One window of the Cryptomeria japonica chromosome 7, Sugi_1.0, whole genome shotgun sequence genome contains the following:
- the LOC131030375 gene encoding transcription factor BHLH42 isoform X1, which yields MEQTFSVTPLSYICPYFIPSSLEGQNGEEPIFSSDFQQNDDLVASLLAKKIHQQGVKNGGEEGFRSVSSTFAKWNGSSSLPCLQPQKSQQALHKRCIRFLKCINDHRMSPFDERHGGRVGTVNKHDDYDKLAIHHVVAERKRREEMSQMFSALRELLPVNPKKGKAPVLLQTIDYVAHLKQRVEQLERRNGELEALLHQRSHLY from the exons ATGGAACAAACCTTCTCTGTAACTCCGCTTTCTTACATATGCCCTTATTTTATTCCCAGCTCGCTCGAAGGGCAGAATGGAGAGGAGCCCATTTTCTCTTCAGATTTCCAGCAAAATGATGATCTCGTTGCCTCACTTTTAGCTAAAAAAATCCATCAGCAAGGGGTGAAGAATGGAGGAGAAGAGGGTTTCAGATCTGTTAGCAGCACATTTGCGAAATGGAATGGAAGCTCTTCTCTGCCTTGTCTGCAACCCCAGAAATCCCAGCAGGCCTTACACAAAAGGTGTATACGTTTCTTGAAATGCATAAACGATCACAGAATGAGTCCATTCGATGAGAGGCATGGTGGAAGAGTAGGTACTGTTAATAAGCATGATGATTATGACAAGCTTGCCATCCACCATGTGGTTGCAGAAcgtaagagaagagaagagatgagTCAGATGTTTTCTGCTCTGCGTGAATTGCTACCGGTAAATCCAAAG AAGGGCAAAGCTCCAGTGCTGTTGCAGACAATTGATTACGTGGCTCATCTGAAGCAGCGAGTAGAACAACTGGAGCGCCGCAATGGAGAACTGGAAGCATTACTCCATCAAAGATCACATCTTTATTAA
- the LOC131030375 gene encoding transcription factor BHLH42 isoform X2, translating to MEQTFSVTPLSYICPYFIPSSLEGQNGEEPIFSSDFQQNDDLVASLLAKKIHQQGVKNGGEEGFRSVSSTFAKWNGSSSLPCLQPQKSQQALHKRCIRFLKCINDHRMSPFDERHGGRVGTVNKHDDYDKLAIHHVVAERKRREEMSQMFSALRELLPVNPKGKAPVLLQTIDYVAHLKQRVEQLERRNGELEALLHQRSHLY from the exons ATGGAACAAACCTTCTCTGTAACTCCGCTTTCTTACATATGCCCTTATTTTATTCCCAGCTCGCTCGAAGGGCAGAATGGAGAGGAGCCCATTTTCTCTTCAGATTTCCAGCAAAATGATGATCTCGTTGCCTCACTTTTAGCTAAAAAAATCCATCAGCAAGGGGTGAAGAATGGAGGAGAAGAGGGTTTCAGATCTGTTAGCAGCACATTTGCGAAATGGAATGGAAGCTCTTCTCTGCCTTGTCTGCAACCCCAGAAATCCCAGCAGGCCTTACACAAAAGGTGTATACGTTTCTTGAAATGCATAAACGATCACAGAATGAGTCCATTCGATGAGAGGCATGGTGGAAGAGTAGGTACTGTTAATAAGCATGATGATTATGACAAGCTTGCCATCCACCATGTGGTTGCAGAAcgtaagagaagagaagagatgagTCAGATGTTTTCTGCTCTGCGTGAATTGCTACCGGTAAATCCAAAG GGCAAAGCTCCAGTGCTGTTGCAGACAATTGATTACGTGGCTCATCTGAAGCAGCGAGTAGAACAACTGGAGCGCCGCAATGGAGAACTGGAAGCATTACTCCATCAAAGATCACATCTTTATTAA